One genomic window of Gracilinema caldarium DSM 7334 includes the following:
- a CDS encoding LacI family DNA-binding transcriptional regulator has protein sequence MPTIEDVARHAGVSTRTVSRVLNDRPNVRSEVRERVLAAVEQLGYRPDPNARALKSGRKQIIGIVANAVSSDTTLRRIEIISKLFAHSGYAVLMQFAESSEMEEAAINAITPRCDGLVIFSNLHSSHSPALLMLHNHRIPFIVVDPPVDIAFPSIYIDRRSGYREAVRYLVQRGRQELLLVVESFRSSERIAGFLEGLERENRPFRSNRILHTGKGFQGGVDVAPLVLRVLQEEQIDGILCHNDKIALGLLGALQKEHIQIPEALALIGFDDDNFSAYINPPLTTIAQTGGDVGAYIYEQLKNAIEYGTAIESRTFGTGLVLRASA, from the coding sequence ATGCCAACAATTGAAGATGTAGCTCGGCACGCCGGTGTTTCTACTCGTACGGTCTCGCGGGTACTCAATGATAGGCCAAATGTAAGGTCTGAAGTTCGGGAGCGGGTTCTTGCGGCGGTGGAACAACTTGGTTATCGGCCAGATCCCAATGCTCGGGCGCTCAAATCGGGACGGAAGCAGATCATTGGAATAGTAGCTAACGCAGTTTCTAGCGATACAACCCTTCGCCGGATCGAAATAATCTCAAAATTGTTTGCCCATTCCGGATATGCAGTGCTCATGCAATTTGCCGAGTCTTCTGAAATGGAAGAGGCTGCCATTAATGCTATTACCCCCCGCTGTGATGGGTTAGTTATATTTTCAAATCTTCATAGTTCCCATTCGCCAGCTCTGCTTATGCTTCACAATCATCGAATTCCTTTTATTGTTGTAGATCCACCGGTAGATATAGCGTTCCCTTCAATTTATATAGACCGCCGCAGCGGGTATCGTGAAGCCGTCCGTTATCTCGTTCAAAGGGGGCGTCAGGAATTGCTCCTGGTAGTGGAAAGCTTTCGGTCTTCTGAACGGATTGCAGGTTTTTTGGAAGGCCTTGAGCGGGAAAATCGCCCTTTCCGGTCTAATCGGATCCTGCATACCGGAAAGGGTTTTCAGGGCGGTGTAGATGTGGCTCCTCTGGTTTTAAGGGTATTACAGGAGGAGCAGATTGATGGAATTCTCTGTCACAATGACAAAATTGCCCTTGGTTTACTTGGGGCACTGCAAAAAGAACACATCCAAATACCCGAAGCGCTTGCCCTCATCGGATTTGATGATGATAATTTCAGCGCCTATATCAACCCGCCCTTAACAACAATCGCTCAGACGGGAGGAGATGTAGGTGCTTATATTTATGAACAACTTAAAAATGCAATTGAATATGGAACAGCTATAGAAAGCAGAACCTTTGGTACGGGACTGGTATTACGGGCATCGGCCTAG
- the gnd gene encoding decarboxylating NADP(+)-dependent phosphogluconate dehydrogenase — translation MEQGKARADIGLIGLAVMGENLVLNMESKGFTVAVFNRTVSKVDEFTSGRGAGKNIIGTHSVEELVATLKRPRKVMMMVKAGQAVDETIEHLVPLLEPGDIIIDGGNSNYQDTMRRTAYVESKGLRYVGSGVSGGEEGALTGPSLMPGGSSTAWPEIRPIFQAIAAKVEGKVPCCDWVGENGAGHFVKMVHNGIEYGDMQLISETYWLMKHYVGLSYEEMAQVFDEWNRSELDSYLIEITRDILRYKDSDGSPLVEKILDAAGQKGTGKWTGIAALEFGVPLTLIAEAVFARCLSSEKDERVRSSQLFARPELPKTPLTGNERITFIEDLKQALYASKIVSYAQGYLLMREAAKAYGWNLNYGGIALMWRGGCIIRSVFLGKIKEAFDRNPDLENLLQDPFFRSVVDKAQGSWRRVAMTALQYGLPIPALTSALTYFDGYRSETLPANLLQAQRDYFGAHTYERTDRPRGEFFHTNWTGRGGSTSASTYNV, via the coding sequence ATGGAACAAGGAAAAGCCAGGGCTGATATTGGCTTAATAGGACTCGCCGTAATGGGTGAAAATCTTGTGCTAAATATGGAGAGTAAAGGGTTTACCGTGGCTGTTTTTAATCGGACGGTCTCTAAGGTTGATGAATTTACAAGCGGCCGCGGCGCCGGCAAAAACATTATCGGCACCCATAGTGTAGAAGAATTGGTAGCCACATTGAAACGTCCCCGGAAGGTCATGATGATGGTTAAGGCGGGCCAGGCGGTGGATGAAACCATAGAACACCTGGTACCTCTTCTTGAACCGGGCGACATTATTATTGATGGGGGTAACTCTAATTATCAGGATACCATGCGACGGACCGCTTATGTCGAATCCAAGGGCTTGCGTTATGTCGGTTCCGGCGTCTCTGGCGGCGAAGAGGGGGCCCTCACAGGCCCTTCTCTTATGCCTGGTGGTTCATCCACCGCCTGGCCTGAGATACGGCCCATTTTCCAGGCCATTGCCGCTAAGGTAGAAGGGAAAGTCCCCTGCTGTGATTGGGTTGGTGAAAATGGTGCGGGCCACTTTGTAAAAATGGTCCACAACGGGATTGAATACGGTGATATGCAGCTCATCAGCGAAACCTATTGGCTCATGAAACACTATGTTGGATTAAGCTATGAAGAAATGGCCCAGGTTTTTGATGAATGGAACCGGAGCGAACTGGATAGCTATCTCATCGAAATTACCCGGGATATCCTCCGCTATAAGGATAGCGATGGCAGTCCCTTGGTGGAAAAAATCCTTGATGCGGCAGGCCAGAAAGGAACCGGTAAATGGACCGGAATTGCAGCCCTTGAATTTGGCGTTCCCCTGACCCTCATTGCAGAGGCGGTTTTTGCCCGGTGTCTTTCTTCGGAAAAAGATGAGCGGGTCCGCTCTTCCCAGCTCTTTGCTCGGCCAGAGCTACCAAAAACACCTCTTACCGGAAATGAACGAATTACATTTATTGAGGATCTGAAGCAAGCTCTCTATGCTTCTAAAATTGTTTCTTATGCCCAAGGATATCTTCTCATGAGAGAAGCTGCGAAAGCCTATGGATGGAACCTCAATTATGGTGGTATAGCCCTTATGTGGCGAGGCGGGTGTATTATTCGATCTGTCTTCCTTGGGAAAATTAAAGAAGCCTTTGATAGAAACCCTGATCTCGAAAACCTGCTTCAGGATCCCTTCTTCCGATCCGTTGTTGATAAGGCTCAAGGATCTTGGCGCAGGGTTGCAATGACAGCCCTTCAATACGGCCTTCCGATACCAGCCTTAACCAGCGCCCTTACGTATTTTGATGGATACCGCAGTGAAACACTACCAGCCAATCTCCTGCAGGCTCAGCGGGACTATTTTGGGGCTCATACCTATGAACGGACTGATCGGCCCCGAGGAGAGTTCTTCCATACCAATTGGACAGGTCGAGGCGGCTCTACCAGTGCCAGTACCTATAATGTATAA